DNA sequence from the Desulfolucanica intricata genome:
CCACCTCAAAAAGTTATTGTTTAGTTAGATTTAATTCAATCAACTACCGACCCCGGCTTCGTTTTTTCTGCAGCAATTTTCTTAAACAATTCCACCGCTTTTATAGCATCTTTTTCATAATAGTCGGCACCGGTATAATCTCTAATTCTGTCATTAACCGGGTACCCGCCAATTACTACAGTAACTTTATTCCTCAGGCCAGCTTCTTCTATAAGCTTTATTAACTTTTTTATTTCGTTGATAGAATAGGTAATTAAGACAGAGATTCCTAAAATACAAGCACCTGTTTCGATAATGCTTTTAACAAAATCCTCCGGTTGTACATCCACACCCAAGTCATATACTTTAAAACCATTTGAGCGTAATAAATTAACCAATATATTTTTCCCTAAATCATGAATGTCCCCTTCAATGGTACCCATAATTACTTTTGTACCGCTTTGGTTATCATTTTGTGGAAAATATGGTTCCAGAATTTCCATGACACCCCTTAAGATTTCTTCGGACATAATAAGATCGGATAAGTAATAAATTTCTTCACTATATCTTTTACCTACGATTTCGACTCCCAGTTTGCATTGCTCAACTATTTCCAGAGGAGTTTCACCGGACTTGATTTTTTCCCTGACCAAAGCCAGTGCTTTATCTTCCTCCAGCTCGGCAATAGCATTAATCAAATCGTTCTTCATGTTTAACCACCTTTAACTGCTATATATCTTTTATGGACCACCCGTTATAGCTAGTAAGTTTATAACGGTCACCGCGATAAATTGATTTTCCCCATCCGACGGGCTTTTTTTCAGTATCATAAAGAATTTGTTCTACCATAAAAACGGGAGTATTAAGGGGTATTCCCAAAACAGAAGCTTCTTCTTCTGTAACTATTGCAGCATGTAAAACCCTTTTACTGAGTATTGGTAAGTGTTCACTGTGTATGGCGGCCAAATTGGACAAGGACGGGTCTTTTAACTCCGCTTCTAAGATGGGCATTTTCTTAGTATATACCACATACTTTTTTTCATAAACCAGCGGTTCATTATCGGCGGATAAAACCATACAAATATGAATACAGCTTGTTCCGATAGGTATTTGCAGTTTATCTGCTAATATTTCGTTAGCCCTTACTATTTTAACACTTAAAAGCTTTGAGCCGGGACGCATTCCTCTTCGTTGTATTTCTTGATAAAAGTCGCCGAGCTCAAAAACTACGTTATCCAGCTGGGGCTTAGCTACAAAGGTGCCCTTCCCCTTCTGCGGATAAACCAGTCCCGCCGAGATAAGTTCCGAGATCGCCCTACGCACAGTCATTCGACTAATGTCATATTTTGAAGCTATTTCATGTTCCGGAGGAAGGGATTCACCGGGTTTAAGCTTGCCTTGATAGATATCCCGCTCAATAATTTTAGCCAACTGATAATAAATTGGAAGGACTGACTCTTTATCTATTTTTCCATTAGTATTTTCTAAGCTTTTCATTTTCCCTACCTGTTTACACATCTAGTTATTTGTATATATGTTAACATAATAAATATTAGATTTCAAAGGCTGAAACAATTTGCTTTTTTGTGAATTGTAAGAATTATTAAAAGGTATGATAAAATGGGTACATTACAGGGGTAATTTTATATACGTTATATTAATATTTTAGGTAGAATAAAGATCGATTATAATTGCCTTATTGAAATCTATTATTTTAAGAAAGGTAAATAGCAAATGTCAAATAACTATGTAACTGTAACTTTTTTACCTTCTGGCACTAAACGGGATGTGTTATTAGGGACAACCCTTACGGAGGCAGCCGGTGATGCCGGTCTTGAGGTTAATGCCTTTTGCGGGGGTAAAGGCATCTGTGGAAAGTGCCGGGGCAGAATTTTACAAGGCTTAATAAGTGATACTACTGAAACGGAATTAGAACATCTTACTTTGGAAGAGATAAAACAAGGATTTGTTTTACTGTGTCAAAGAAGGGTTCTGGGGAATGTGGTTGTTGATACATTATCCTCTACATCACAGGGCAACTACAGGCCGGGTAAAGGGTATCTTATGGGCCTGGTATCAGATGTTAATCCCCCTGTGTCGAAAAAATATCACCGGCTTAGCCGCCCGACAATTAATGATAATGTTGCTGACCTGGACAGGCTGTTAGAACAACTGCCCGGTGGGGTAAAAGTAAACGTTAGTCTTTTGAGCCGGGTTCCGCTTTTATTAAGAGAAGCAGGGTATGGCGTAACTTCGGTTGTGTTTAATGACCGGCTGATAGCTCTTGAAAAGGGCAACACTGTCAAAGACCTGTTTGGTATAGCTTTGGATATAGGTACGACCACTGTGGCCGGCTACCTGGTTAATATGGCTGAAGGTAAAACAATAGCTGCGGCTTCTGCAACCAACCGGCAGAAGATTTACGGTGCCGATGTAATATCGCGCATTACTTATACGTTGGATGATGCCGGCGGGCTTATGAAGATGAAAGAATTAACGGCCCAAACAATTGATGAGGTAATCTTTAAATTATTAGAGAAAGCAGGGGTTTTGCCGGAACGGGTTTATATTTTATCATTAATCGGAAATACGGTGATGAGTCATTTTTTGCTGGGTGTTTCCCCTGTAGGTGTGGCAGCTGCTCCCTTTGTACCTGCTTTTACCAGAAGTGTGGAGGGATGCATAGAGGAACTGGGGCTAAAAAGTTTACCGGGTTATACCCGGTTTATCCTCTTGCCTAATATAGCCGGTTATGTAGGTTCTGATACTGTCGGTGTAATACTGGCTACTAAAATCCATGAACTTCCGGGAAACTGGCTGGCAGTGGATGTCGGTACCAACGGTGAGATTGCCCTGTCTTCCGGTGGCAGGCTTTTAACCTGCTCTACTGCTGCCGGCCCGGCCTTTGAGGGGGCTTGTATCAGTCAAGGTATGCGAGCTGAGCCCGGAGCAATATATAAAGTGGCTATTGAAAATGATGTTATGTTAACTGTAATTGGTGATGTAGAGCCGGCAGGGATATGCGGTTCCGGTTTGATAGACGCTGTATCTGAACTGGTGCGTTTGGGGATTGTACAGAAAAACGGTTGGATTAAAAATCCTTTGGACTGCCCGCCGGATTTACCTCTTCAGTTGTTAAAAAGAATCAGATATACCGACAGAGGCAATAAATTTGTTTTGGCCGAAGGTGAACAGGAAGTAGCTATAACTCAAAAGGACATCAGTGAACTGCAGCTTGGGAAAGGCGCTATTAGAGCCGGTATAGAAGTGCTTTTAAACGAGCTTAATCTTAAAGCCGGTGCTCTGGATGGGATTTTACTTGCCGGTGCATTTGGAAGTAATCTTAACCCGGAAAGTGTTAAAGGAATCGGAATGCTCCCGGATGTTGAAATAAGCCGTATTAAACCGGTGGGAAACGCGGCAGGAGCAGGAGCAGTCAGTACTTTGTTAACTAAAAGTCAGCTGGAGCTGGCGATAGATTTACCTAAACGTGTAGAGCATATTGAGTTGTCTTTGCATAAAGGCTTTCAAAGAAAATTTGTAAGAGCATTAAATTTTTAGATGGAATAATTGCTTTAACAAAAGAATCCCTTCACTTGTTCAGCTGAAGGGATTTTTTTGTTAAACTATAAATACTTCCAGGGGCAGGTCCAGCGCTCTAAAAAGTCTAATACTATGTAAATTATAAAGCCCAAAAGGCTCATAGCAATGATGCCTGCAAACATTTCCCCGTAATTATATCGGGACCAAGCATCCAATAGGTAGTAGCCCAACCCTTCCTGGCTTACGATAGTTTCCGAGAAGAACAAAATGGCAATCGCGGTTCCTGAGGCAATTCGTAAAGAAGTAAGCATTTCCGGCAGCACCGCCGGCCATACAACATGCTTGTATATATCCCACTGGCTTGCTCCTAAAGATTTAATCGAATTTATCATAGCAGCGTTAACTCCCCGGGCGGCATCTCTAATGGGGACAAGGATTTGAAAAAATACTACCAGGGTGATCAAGGCTATCTTAGATATATTTCCAATACCCAGAAGGGCCATCAAAACCGGTAAAAATACAATCTTTGGTATTGGGTAAACCAGGTAAATAACCGGTGCCACATAGGGGTCAATTCTTTCTTCTCTACCAAGGATTATACCAATGGGTACGGCCAGAACAAGAGATAAAACAAGGCTTATTACTACCCTATAACTGCTGATAAACAAATGTTTTTCTAAACCGGATGAAATTTCCTTAAAAAATATGGTGAAGGAGGGTATCGGACCGGGGAGCGCCGGTTTGTTAAAGACCAATGAAAGAAGCTGCCAGGCCAGCAGCAGTCCTATAATAGAAGTAA
Encoded proteins:
- a CDS encoding cobalamin B12-binding domain-containing protein, with amino-acid sequence MKNDLINAIAELEEDKALALVREKIKSGETPLEIVEQCKLGVEIVGKRYSEEIYYLSDLIMSEEILRGVMEILEPYFPQNDNQSGTKVIMGTIEGDIHDLGKNILVNLLRSNGFKVYDLGVDVQPEDFVKSIIETGACILGISVLITYSINEIKKLIKLIEEAGLRNKVTVVIGGYPVNDRIRDYTGADYYEKDAIKAVELFKKIAAEKTKPGSVVD
- a CDS encoding GntR family transcriptional regulator, translated to MKSLENTNGKIDKESVLPIYYQLAKIIERDIYQGKLKPGESLPPEHEIASKYDISRMTVRRAISELISAGLVYPQKGKGTFVAKPQLDNVVFELGDFYQEIQRRGMRPGSKLLSVKIVRANEILADKLQIPIGTSCIHICMVLSADNEPLVYEKKYVVYTKKMPILEAELKDPSLSNLAAIHSEHLPILSKRVLHAAIVTEEEASVLGIPLNTPVFMVEQILYDTEKKPVGWGKSIYRGDRYKLTSYNGWSIKDI
- a CDS encoding ABC transporter permease, with the translated sequence MNKWYGKKLITITSIIGLLLAWQLLSLVFNKPALPGPIPSFTIFFKEISSGLEKHLFISSYRVVISLVLSLVLAVPIGIILGREERIDPYVAPVIYLVYPIPKIVFLPVLMALLGIGNISKIALITLVVFFQILVPIRDAARGVNAAMINSIKSLGASQWDIYKHVVWPAVLPEMLTSLRIASGTAIAILFFSETIVSQEGLGYYLLDAWSRYNYGEMFAGIIAMSLLGFIIYIVLDFLERWTCPWKYL
- a CDS encoding ASKHA domain-containing protein — encoded protein: MSNNYVTVTFLPSGTKRDVLLGTTLTEAAGDAGLEVNAFCGGKGICGKCRGRILQGLISDTTETELEHLTLEEIKQGFVLLCQRRVLGNVVVDTLSSTSQGNYRPGKGYLMGLVSDVNPPVSKKYHRLSRPTINDNVADLDRLLEQLPGGVKVNVSLLSRVPLLLREAGYGVTSVVFNDRLIALEKGNTVKDLFGIALDIGTTTVAGYLVNMAEGKTIAAASATNRQKIYGADVISRITYTLDDAGGLMKMKELTAQTIDEVIFKLLEKAGVLPERVYILSLIGNTVMSHFLLGVSPVGVAAAPFVPAFTRSVEGCIEELGLKSLPGYTRFILLPNIAGYVGSDTVGVILATKIHELPGNWLAVDVGTNGEIALSSGGRLLTCSTAAGPAFEGACISQGMRAEPGAIYKVAIENDVMLTVIGDVEPAGICGSGLIDAVSELVRLGIVQKNGWIKNPLDCPPDLPLQLLKRIRYTDRGNKFVLAEGEQEVAITQKDISELQLGKGAIRAGIEVLLNELNLKAGALDGILLAGAFGSNLNPESVKGIGMLPDVEISRIKPVGNAAGAGAVSTLLTKSQLELAIDLPKRVEHIELSLHKGFQRKFVRALNF